Proteins co-encoded in one Marinobacter gudaonensis genomic window:
- a CDS encoding amino acid ABC transporter ATP-binding protein: protein MTQIVKMKGMNKYFGKLHVLKDIDLTVEKGEVVVIIGASGSGKSTLIRCVNGLEEFESGHLEVDGHPLAPKSGNPKALAEIRKEVGMVFQQFNLFPHLTVKKNIMLAPQKVKSTSQTVANATAERLLNRVGIGNQADKYPSQLSGGQQQRVAIARALAMEPRLMLFDEPTSALDPEMIGEVLDVMRELAKEGMTMMVVTHEMGFAREVADRVIYIHEGQIVEQGKPGDVFDNPQNERTQAFLSRVLAH from the coding sequence ATGACTCAGATTGTAAAAATGAAGGGCATGAACAAGTACTTCGGCAAGCTGCATGTCCTGAAAGATATTGACCTGACCGTCGAAAAGGGCGAAGTGGTGGTCATCATCGGTGCCAGTGGCTCCGGCAAATCCACCCTGATCCGCTGCGTTAACGGCCTGGAGGAGTTCGAATCCGGGCACCTGGAAGTGGATGGCCACCCGCTGGCGCCAAAAAGCGGCAATCCGAAAGCCCTGGCGGAAATCCGCAAGGAAGTCGGCATGGTGTTCCAGCAGTTCAACCTGTTCCCTCACCTCACGGTGAAGAAGAACATCATGCTGGCGCCCCAGAAGGTGAAGAGCACCTCGCAAACCGTGGCCAATGCTACCGCCGAGCGCCTGCTGAACCGGGTGGGCATTGGCAATCAGGCCGACAAGTACCCCAGCCAGTTGTCCGGCGGACAGCAACAGCGGGTAGCGATTGCTCGCGCACTGGCCATGGAACCCCGGCTGATGCTGTTTGACGAACCCACCTCGGCACTCGATCCGGAAATGATCGGGGAGGTGCTGGACGTTATGCGGGAACTGGCCAAGGAAGGTATGACCATGATGGTCGTCACCCACGAAATGGGCTTCGCCCGGGAAGTGGCCGACCGGGTGATCTATATCCACGAGGGCCAGATCGTGGAACAGGGCAAGCCCGGCGACGTGTTCGACAACCCGCAGAATGAGCGCACCCAGGCGTTCCTGTCACGGGTGCTCGCTCACTAG